In the Candidatus Eisenbacteria bacterium genome, TCCCCGCTCCGGTTTCCCCCGTCAGGACGTTGAGCGCGGGATCGAACGAAAGCTCGATTCGGTCCACGAGCGCGAGCCCCTGGATCGAGAGCCAGGTGAGCATCGATCACCCGCGAAGCCGCGTGCGGGACGGAGAGCCGGCCCAGGCCAGCTTTTGACGCAGGACCTCGTAGAAGGACTCGCGCTTGAGCGAGAGCATCTGCACGCGCGACTTGGCCCGACGGACCTCGACCTCGTCTCCGGCCGCGAGGAGGCGCGAGATCTGGCCGTCGATCGTAAGCCGGGCGCGGCTCACGTTTTGTCCGAGGCGGATCCGGAACTTCTCGTCGGCGCCGACGAGGAGCGGACGAAACGCGAGGGAATGCGGGCAGATCGGAGTCGCGAGCAGCGCCTCGATCGTGGGGCGCACGATGGATCCGCCCGCGGAGAGCGAATAGGCGGTCGACCCGGTCGGCGTCGCCACGATGAGCCCGTCCGCCGCGAGCGTTCCGATCGAAGTCGGCCCGATCCGGATGTCGAGCCTCACCATCCGCGACTCGTCCGCCTGGTGAATCACGACGTCGTTGAGCCCGCTCTCGGACCAGACCGCCCGCCCCTTGCGCGACCGGACACGGGCCTCGATCATCATCCGCGGCTCGATCTGCACTTCCCCCGCGAGGAGCCGCTCCAGGGCGGGATAGAGGTCGGACTCCGCCGTCTCGGTGAGGAAGCCGAGCCCGCCCACATTGACGCCGAGGATCGGGACCCCCGCGCGCGCGGTTTCGCGGGCGGTCGAAAGGAAGGTGCCGTCGCCGCCCAGAACGAGGACGGCGTCGACGCGCGAAACGAGCGATTTAAGCGGGAGGCCGGCGCCCACGCCGCGCACGCCTTGGCAGAGACTTCGCTCCAACGTGACGCTCAAGCCGCGGTCGCGAATCCAGCGGACGAGCGCGGGGAGCAGAGCCCGCGCCCCTTTCTTCTCCCGGTTCCCCACGATTCCGACCCGGCGGGGTGGGAGCGTCATGCGTTCGTTCCGACCGGCGCGAACGACTCCGGTTGCGGTCGGGGTTCCTCCTTGAGCCAGCGCTCGATTTCCCGAGCGATTGATTCGGCGTCGAGCCCGGCGTGGCGCAGGAGCGAGTCTCGCGTGCCGTGGTCGAAGAAGCGATCGGGGACGCCGAAGCAACGTACCCGCATCGCCGGGCCGCCGCTCTTGGCGAGAAGCTCCAGCACCGCGTCGCCGAATCCGCCGGGGAGCGCTCCTTCCTCGAGCGTGACGATCCGCCCGGTGCGACGCGCCCAGTCCACGATGAGGCGCTCGTCCAGCGGCTTTGCGAACCGCGCGTTGATCACCCCGGCGCTGATTCCGCTCTCCGCGAGCTTTCTCGCGGCCGAACGGGCCGGATCGACCATGGTGCCGTACGCGACCAGCACGATGTCCCCGCCGGGCTCGAGAAGCTCCGCTTCACCGATCGGAAGGGGTCGGGGCCGAGGGTCGAGCGGCACGCCGAGGCCGCTTCCGCGCGGATAGCGCACTGCAATCGGGCCCTCCCCGTAGGCGGCCATGGTCGCGAGCATGTGGCGGAACTCGTTTTCGTCCTTGGGAGCCATGAGGACGAAACCCGGCAGGCAGCGCATATAGGAAATGTCGAAGACCCCGTGGTGGGTAGCTCCGTCCTCGCCGACGAGCCCGGCCCGGTCCAGCGCGAAGCGGACCGGCAGCTTCTGCACCGCGACGTCGTGGATGATCTGGTCGTACGCGCGTTGCAGGAAGGTCGAGTAGATCGTGGCGAAGGGCTTCGCTCCGGCCGCGGCGAGCCCGGCGGAGAAGCAGGTTCCGTGCTGCTCCGCGATGCCGACATCGTGAAAGCGATCGGGGTAGGCGGTCGCGAACTTGGCCAGCCCGGTACCGTCCGGCATGGCGGCGGTGATCGCCACGATGGA is a window encoding:
- a CDS encoding NAD(+)/NADH kinase; this encodes MTLPPRRVGIVGNREKKGARALLPALVRWIRDRGLSVTLERSLCQGVRGVGAGLPLKSLVSRVDAVLVLGGDGTFLSTARETARAGVPILGVNVGGLGFLTETAESDLYPALERLLAGEVQIEPRMMIEARVRSRKGRAVWSESGLNDVVIHQADESRMVRLDIRIGPTSIGTLAADGLIVATPTGSTAYSLSAGGSIVRPTIEALLATPICPHSLAFRPLLVGADEKFRIRLGQNVSRARLTIDGQISRLLAAGDEVEVRRAKSRVQMLSLKRESFYEVLRQKLAWAGSPSRTRLRG